One genomic window of Vicinamibacterales bacterium includes the following:
- a CDS encoding methyltransferase domain-containing protein: MIDLTVVVPAEDDPGAAGAAVRLARALDALDCRAEILLVGAPSAAAADGDARLRHLTPARAGYGACLAAGFAAAAGTWVLTIDPDVVDPGPAITALWARRHDAEVIVGSRYAPGGRADMPAARALGSRLLNGVFGRGLSLGVRDMSSGVRLYRASILGALRPLPAGLDALQAILVDVYAEGWQVLEVPIAYRAAPGGVSHQRAHRFLVDYLATFGRLWALRNSIECADYDARAHDSVIPLQRYWQRMRYRHVTELFAGEGPVLDVGCGSSRIIGALPPGSVAVDVLRRKLRYARRFGRPVVHASGFALPFADASFPCVLCSQVIEHVPKESPILGELVRVLKPGGRLVLGTPDYANWEWVVTEKLYGFFAPGAYADEHIAHYTRAELVDRFTALGFRHEATRYILRGELILAFRKA, translated from the coding sequence GTGATCGACCTCACGGTCGTCGTCCCGGCCGAAGACGATCCCGGCGCCGCCGGCGCGGCGGTCCGCCTCGCCCGCGCCCTCGACGCTCTCGACTGCCGGGCCGAGATCCTGCTGGTGGGGGCGCCGTCGGCGGCGGCTGCCGACGGTGATGCCCGGCTCCGACACCTGACGCCCGCACGCGCCGGCTACGGGGCGTGCCTGGCCGCGGGCTTCGCCGCGGCCGCCGGCACGTGGGTGCTCACGATCGATCCGGACGTCGTGGATCCGGGACCGGCCATCACGGCGCTTTGGGCACGGCGCCACGACGCGGAGGTGATCGTCGGCTCGCGCTACGCGCCGGGCGGCCGCGCGGACATGCCCGCCGCGCGCGCCCTCGGCAGCCGCCTGCTGAACGGCGTCTTCGGGCGCGGCCTGTCGCTGGGCGTCAGGGACATGTCGAGCGGCGTCCGGCTCTACCGCGCGTCGATCCTGGGAGCCCTTCGTCCGCTGCCCGCCGGACTCGACGCGCTCCAGGCCATCCTCGTGGACGTCTATGCCGAGGGCTGGCAGGTCCTCGAGGTGCCCATCGCGTACCGCGCCGCGCCCGGCGGCGTGTCGCACCAGCGCGCCCACCGGTTCCTCGTCGACTACCTGGCGACGTTCGGCCGCCTGTGGGCGCTGCGCAATTCGATCGAGTGCGCCGACTACGACGCCCGCGCCCACGACAGCGTCATCCCGCTGCAGCGCTACTGGCAGCGCATGCGCTACCGGCACGTGACCGAGCTCTTCGCCGGCGAGGGGCCGGTGCTGGACGTCGGCTGCGGGTCCAGCCGCATCATCGGCGCGCTGCCGCCGGGCAGCGTGGCCGTGGACGTCCTGCGCCGAAAGCTCCGCTACGCCCGCCGCTTCGGCCGCCCCGTGGTGCACGCGTCCGGGTTCGCGCTGCCGTTCGCCGACGCGAGCTTCCCGTGCGTCCTCTGCTCGCAGGTGATCGAGCACGTGCCGAAGGAGTCGCCCATCCTGGGCGAGCTCGTTCGCGTGCTGAAGCCCGGCGGGCGGCTGGTGCTCGGCACGCCCGACTACGCGAACTGGGAGTGGGTGGTCACCGAGAAGCTGTACGGGTTCTTCGCGCCCGGCGCCTACGCCGACGAGCACATCGCGCACTACACGCGGGCCGAGCTCGTCGACCGGTTCACGGCGCTCGGCTTCCGGCACGAGGCGACGCGGTACATCCTGCGGGGGGAGCTGATTCTCGCGTTCAGGAAGGCCTGA
- a CDS encoding M20/M25/M40 family metallo-hydrolase: MRFPLLALPTALLLVSACSSTPAPQPAAAAGPAESEITAARIAAHTEMLSHDGFEGRGPATRGGDLATTYLATQLAILGVAPAGDGGTYFQQVPIVESVVDRSFSLGVPGRTYKYGTDVVAFSGLEDSTVRAAGEVVFVGHGIVAPEQQWNDYAGVDVKGKWVLVMVNDPPATASEPDLFGGKALTYYGRWTYKFEEAARQGAAGALLIHTDESATYPWQVVESSWSGTQYSLPPEPGAPALGVKAWISNDAAVDLVTRAGKNLDELRTAASARGFTPVPLGIRASATLTQKSARKTSPNVIGVIKGTNENEALAITAHWDHFGMRPPQPGEPPDTDRIFNGAYDNASGCAGVLAMAQAFTRAGTPPGRSIYIVFTTAEEAGLLGSEYFAAHPPIPIEHVAANINIDEVNYLGTATDIVALGSDRSSLGAVLADVAKARGRVVGEDSHPERGYFFRSDHFPLAKAGVPALSLSEPKQFAGPNAAALLARQEAFNDKDYHQPSDEFDPAWDFTGAADDMRLLADVAWRVAAAPAMPAYNEGDQFAQVRK, translated from the coding sequence ATGCGGTTTCCGCTTCTCGCCCTGCCGACGGCGCTGCTCCTGGTGTCGGCGTGCTCCTCGACTCCCGCGCCCCAGCCCGCGGCCGCGGCCGGACCGGCCGAATCGGAAATCACGGCCGCCAGAATCGCCGCCCACACCGAGATGCTGTCCCACGACGGGTTCGAGGGTCGTGGGCCGGCGACGCGCGGCGGCGACCTGGCCACGACCTACCTGGCCACCCAGCTCGCGATACTGGGGGTGGCGCCGGCCGGCGACGGCGGCACCTACTTCCAGCAGGTCCCGATCGTCGAGTCGGTGGTGGATCGGTCGTTCTCGCTCGGCGTGCCCGGGCGGACCTACAAGTACGGCACCGACGTGGTGGCGTTCTCGGGCCTCGAGGACTCCACGGTGAGGGCGGCCGGCGAGGTGGTGTTCGTCGGCCACGGCATCGTCGCGCCCGAGCAGCAGTGGAACGACTACGCGGGCGTCGACGTGAAGGGCAAGTGGGTGCTCGTGATGGTCAACGACCCGCCCGCCACGGCCAGCGAGCCGGATCTCTTCGGCGGCAAGGCGCTGACCTACTACGGCCGCTGGACCTACAAGTTCGAGGAAGCGGCCCGGCAGGGCGCGGCCGGCGCGCTCCTGATTCACACCGACGAATCGGCCACCTACCCGTGGCAGGTCGTCGAGTCCTCGTGGTCGGGCACCCAGTACTCGCTGCCGCCGGAGCCCGGCGCGCCCGCGCTGGGCGTCAAGGCGTGGATCTCGAACGACGCCGCGGTCGACCTCGTGACCCGGGCGGGGAAGAACCTCGACGAGCTGCGGACGGCCGCCTCGGCGCGCGGCTTCACGCCCGTGCCGCTCGGCATCCGGGCCTCGGCGACGCTGACCCAGAAGAGCGCCAGGAAGACGTCCCCCAACGTGATTGGCGTCATCAAGGGCACGAACGAGAACGAGGCCCTGGCGATCACGGCGCACTGGGACCACTTCGGCATGCGGCCGCCGCAGCCCGGCGAGCCGCCGGACACGGACCGGATCTTCAATGGCGCCTACGACAACGCGTCCGGCTGCGCGGGCGTCCTGGCGATGGCCCAGGCCTTCACGCGCGCGGGCACGCCGCCCGGCCGATCGATCTACATCGTGTTCACGACGGCGGAGGAGGCCGGCCTCCTCGGCAGCGAGTACTTCGCGGCGCATCCGCCCATCCCCATCGAGCACGTCGCGGCCAACATCAACATCGACGAGGTCAACTACCTGGGGACGGCGACCGACATCGTCGCGCTCGGCTCCGATCGCTCCTCCCTCGGCGCCGTGCTGGCCGACGTGGCCAAGGCGCGGGGCCGCGTGGTGGGCGAGGACTCGCATCCCGAGCGCGGGTACTTCTTCCGGTCCGATCACTTCCCCCTGGCCAAGGCCGGCGTGCCGGCCCTGTCGTTGAGCGAGCCGAAGCAGTTCGCGGGCCCGAACGCCGCCGCGCTCCTCGCCAGGCAGGAGGCCTTCAACGACAAGGACTACCACCAGCCGTCGGACGAGTTCGACCCGGCTTGGGATTTCACCGGCGCCGCCGACGACATGCGGCTGCTGGCCGACGTCGCGTGGCGGGTGGCCGCCGCGCCGGCGATGCCGGCCTACAACGAGGGCGACCAGTTCGCCCAGGTGCGCAAGTGA
- a CDS encoding threonine/serine dehydratase: MTPDTASTTALVSLDDIRAAAGRIRGIAVHTPALELPWPGPADDPHRFFVKCENLQPMGAFKVRGAFNMLAQLTPEARSRGVITYSSGNHGQGVAMAAQAMGAHAVIVMPTTAPTVKVEGVKSYGAEVIFAGTTSLDRQKRAEEEVEARGLSMIPPFDHPMIIAGQGTVGLELIEQVPDLGTVYVPMGGGGLIAGVSTAIKLSRPGVRVVGVEPAGAAKMTAARAAGAPVTLPGSASIADGLMNLRAGATTFAHVQRYVDELVTVPDDAIRKAVAWLYRKGRLVVEPSGAAATTAAMLGLGSPSGTVAAIVSGGNVQAERFAEYITG; this comes from the coding sequence ATGACGCCCGACACCGCCTCGACGACCGCACTCGTCTCGCTCGACGACATCCGGGCCGCCGCCGGACGCATTCGCGGCATCGCCGTCCACACGCCGGCGCTGGAGCTCCCGTGGCCGGGCCCGGCCGACGACCCGCACCGCTTCTTCGTGAAGTGCGAGAACCTGCAGCCGATGGGCGCGTTCAAGGTGCGCGGCGCCTTCAACATGCTGGCGCAGCTGACGCCCGAGGCCCGCTCGCGCGGCGTCATCACGTACTCCTCGGGCAACCACGGCCAGGGCGTGGCCATGGCCGCGCAGGCGATGGGCGCGCACGCCGTGATCGTGATGCCTACCACGGCGCCGACCGTGAAGGTGGAGGGCGTGAAGAGCTACGGCGCCGAGGTGATCTTCGCCGGCACGACGTCGCTCGATCGGCAGAAGCGCGCCGAGGAGGAGGTGGAAGCGCGGGGGCTGTCGATGATCCCGCCCTTCGACCACCCGATGATCATCGCCGGCCAGGGCACCGTCGGCCTGGAGCTGATCGAGCAGGTGCCGGATCTCGGCACCGTCTACGTGCCGATGGGCGGCGGCGGCCTGATCGCGGGCGTGTCCACGGCCATCAAGCTCTCCCGTCCAGGCGTCCGCGTGGTGGGCGTGGAGCCGGCCGGTGCGGCGAAGATGACGGCCGCCCGCGCCGCCGGCGCGCCTGTGACGCTGCCCGGGTCGGCCTCGATCGCCGACGGCCTGATGAACCTCAGGGCCGGCGCCACCACGTTCGCGCACGTCCAGCGCTACGTGGACGAGCTCGTGACCGTGCCCGACGACGCCATCAGGAAGGCCGTCGCGTGGCTGTACCGCAAGGGCCGCCTCGTGGTGGAACCGAGCGGCGCCGCCGCCACCACCGCCGCGATGCTGGGGCTCGGCTCGCCGTCCGGCACCGTGGCCGCGATCGTGAGCGGCGGCAACGTGCAGGCGGAGCGGTTTGCGGAGTACATCACGGGGTAG
- a CDS encoding HD domain-containing protein — translation MTDTATAVPAPLDLAIAVARAARGRGGRALVVGGFVRDRLLGRASKDVDVEVFGIPEAELPGMLGALGRVEPVGRAFPVFKLGPIDVALPRRESKQGRGHTAFAVEGDPGMSFEDAARRRDFTINAVSWDPLTGEYVDPLDGRSDLEARRLRVVDPRTFGDDSLRVLRALQFAARFECTLDDEAAGLCRTIPLDDLPAERLWGEFEKLLLVAERPSIGFALARELGVVERLLPEMVPLYDCPQDPEWHPEGDVWTHTLLVIDEARRLNGDLDRPRLAAVMLGAVCHDLGKPATTAMIDGRWRSPGHEPAGIAPATAILDRLNVHSLDGFDVRHQVLALVAEHLRPSAFYKARDTLRDGAFRRLAAKVDLELLVRFARADCRGRTGAFDCSAMEWFLERARSLGVEHEAPKPLLLGRHLLALGVAPGPGMGEILRAVYERQLDGGVGTVEEGIALARELLAHER, via the coding sequence GTGACCGACACCGCGACGGCCGTTCCCGCGCCGCTCGACCTGGCAATCGCCGTCGCCCGGGCCGCGCGCGGCCGCGGCGGGCGCGCGCTCGTCGTGGGCGGCTTCGTTCGCGATCGGCTGCTGGGCCGGGCGTCGAAGGACGTGGACGTGGAGGTCTTCGGCATCCCGGAGGCCGAGCTGCCGGGCATGCTCGGCGCCCTCGGGCGCGTCGAACCGGTGGGCCGCGCGTTTCCGGTCTTCAAGCTCGGGCCGATCGACGTCGCGCTGCCCCGCCGCGAGTCGAAGCAGGGCCGCGGGCACACGGCCTTCGCCGTCGAGGGCGATCCGGGAATGTCCTTCGAGGACGCCGCCCGGCGGCGGGACTTCACGATCAACGCCGTGTCCTGGGATCCGCTCACGGGCGAGTACGTGGACCCACTCGACGGCCGATCCGATCTCGAGGCGAGGCGCCTCCGCGTGGTGGACCCGCGCACGTTCGGCGACGACAGCCTTCGCGTGCTGCGCGCCCTCCAGTTCGCGGCGCGCTTCGAGTGCACGCTCGACGACGAGGCCGCCGGCCTCTGCCGCACGATCCCCCTGGACGACCTGCCCGCCGAGCGGCTGTGGGGGGAGTTCGAGAAGCTGCTGCTCGTGGCCGAGCGGCCGTCGATCGGCTTCGCGCTCGCGCGCGAGCTCGGCGTGGTCGAGCGCCTGCTGCCGGAAATGGTGCCGCTCTACGACTGCCCGCAGGATCCCGAGTGGCACCCGGAAGGAGACGTCTGGACGCACACGCTCCTGGTCATCGACGAGGCGCGCCGGCTGAACGGCGACCTGGACCGCCCGCGCCTGGCGGCCGTGATGCTGGGCGCCGTGTGTCACGACCTGGGCAAGCCGGCCACGACCGCCATGATCGACGGCCGGTGGCGCTCGCCCGGCCACGAGCCTGCCGGCATCGCGCCGGCGACGGCGATCCTGGATCGCCTGAACGTCCATAGCCTGGACGGCTTCGACGTCCGGCACCAGGTGCTGGCGCTGGTGGCCGAGCACCTGCGGCCCAGCGCGTTCTACAAGGCCCGGGACACCCTGCGGGACGGCGCCTTCCGGCGGCTGGCCGCGAAAGTGGACCTGGAGCTCCTGGTCCGCTTCGCGCGCGCCGACTGTCGCGGCCGCACCGGCGCGTTCGACTGCTCCGCGATGGAGTGGTTCCTGGAACGCGCCCGCTCCCTCGGCGTCGAACACGAAGCGCCGAAACCTCTCCTGCTCGGCCGTCACCTGCTGGCGCTCGGCGTCGCGCCCGGCCCCGGCATGGGCGAGATCCTGCGCGCCGTCTACGAGCGCCAGCTCGATGGCGGGGTGGGGACGGTGGAGGAAGGGATCGCGCTCGCGCGGGAACTGCTTGCGCACGAGCGCTAG
- a CDS encoding M20/M25/M40 family metallo-hydrolase, whose product MDTAERLLSDLVAIDSVNPSLVPGAAGEAAVARRLVAEFEAIGLTVDVQEVAPGRPNVVATLEGRRPGPSLMLCGHIDTVGVSGMAAPFDPVVTGGRLYGRGSQDMKSGVAAMIDAVRAVAQGGGLDAGSVIVACVVDEEHSSIGADALVTRWRADAGVVTEPTDLDIAVCHKGFAWAEVATTGRAAHGSRPADGVDAIVHMGRVLAALGELDRRLQAGARHPRLGPASLHASTISGGRELSSYPDRCTLQVERRTLPGEPLAQLDDELRDILARLSAEDATFSAEARPLFARPPYAIDPAHPLPGLLGRAAGDAGCRAATIGMSFWTDAAVLGQAGIPSVLFGPTGAGLHGVEEWVDLASVRQCRDALASLIRAWCAGGQA is encoded by the coding sequence ATGGACACCGCCGAACGCCTGCTCTCGGATCTCGTCGCGATCGACTCGGTCAACCCCTCGCTGGTGCCGGGCGCGGCGGGCGAGGCCGCCGTCGCGCGGCGGCTCGTCGCGGAGTTCGAGGCGATCGGACTCACGGTGGACGTGCAGGAGGTGGCTCCCGGCCGTCCCAATGTGGTCGCGACGCTGGAGGGCCGCCGGCCCGGCCCGTCGTTGATGCTCTGCGGCCACATCGACACGGTGGGCGTGTCGGGGATGGCGGCGCCGTTCGATCCCGTCGTGACCGGCGGACGGTTGTACGGACGCGGATCCCAGGACATGAAGAGCGGCGTCGCCGCCATGATCGACGCCGTCCGCGCCGTGGCCCAGGGCGGGGGGCTCGACGCCGGATCGGTGATCGTGGCGTGCGTCGTCGACGAGGAGCACTCCAGCATCGGCGCCGACGCACTCGTGACGCGCTGGCGGGCCGACGCGGGCGTGGTCACCGAGCCGACGGACCTCGACATCGCCGTGTGCCACAAGGGCTTCGCGTGGGCCGAGGTGGCCACCACCGGCCGCGCCGCGCACGGCAGCCGGCCGGCCGACGGCGTGGACGCCATCGTGCACATGGGGCGTGTCCTCGCGGCGCTCGGCGAGCTCGACCGGCGTCTGCAGGCCGGGGCGCGGCACCCGAGGCTCGGGCCGGCCTCGCTCCACGCGTCGACCATCAGCGGCGGCCGCGAGCTGAGCAGCTATCCCGATCGCTGCACGCTGCAGGTGGAGCGCCGCACGCTGCCCGGGGAGCCGCTGGCGCAACTCGACGACGAGCTGCGCGACATCCTGGCCCGGTTGTCGGCGGAGGACGCCACGTTCTCTGCCGAGGCCAGGCCGCTCTTCGCACGGCCGCCCTACGCCATCGATCCGGCGCACCCGCTGCCCGGGCTCCTGGGCCGCGCCGCCGGCGACGCCGGGTGCCGCGCCGCCACCATCGGCATGAGCTTCTGGACCGACGCCGCGGTGCTCGGCCAGGCCGGCATCCCGTCGGTGCTCTTCGGCCCGACCGGCGCCGGGCTCCACGGCGTGGAGGAATGGGTGGACCTGGCGAGCGTCCGGCAGTGCCGGGACGCCCTGGCGTCGCTCATCCGGGCCTGGTGCGCCGGCGGGCAGGCCTGA